The Candidatus Edwardsbacteria bacterium DNA window AACCAGAAGTGCTGAGCATTGTATTTACTTTTCGCTTATTATATAAACGGTCATGATAATAATCGCCTCTCAAACGGCATAATCTTTGTGTCCATGATAGGATATACGGCAGATTGAAACAAAAAAATATTCCTCCTTGTTTAAGGATCCTGTTTATCTCCATTAGCGAGTTTGTGTCGTAAGGAACATGCTCCAAGACACCAAAACCCAGCACAATATCCATGGATGCGTTATCGAACGGCAGAAGATATTCATGTTTTAAGGGTTCGACCCTTAACCCCTGATCTATTATTATCGGCACATCCTGCCCGAAACTGGAATCACCCCTGTCGCATTTCAGGTCACAGCTGATTGGACGGGCCCCCAGCTTACGCAGCAGGTATGTAACATGCCCTTTGCCGCAGCCCCAGTCGAGAATAGAAAGTTGGCCGATGTCCCGGGAAAAATAACTTTCCGTAAAATCTCTGACATACTTTGTCAGATACAGGAAAACGTTTTGACCGGCAGGATTCTGAAGAAACCCATGGGTAGGATGATCTTTGATGATGCTCATCAGATACTGGTCGAGTGGCAATGACTCGCCAAAGGCCCTTCGTCTTAATGCTATATATCTATTTTGCACAATGCCCTTTCATTGTATTCAGGTGTTTTTTTCAGAGATAACCGTAATGCTGTTTATCATAATTTAGCGTTTTTCGTCATTTCGTCATCATTCCCTTTGCCACTACGGCAACAACTGGGGCAAAGCAGTGGCAAATATGAATTCATCCTTTTCACTATGCAACTGAATCTAGGAAAATAAAATTTAATTGGCCACTGTCCAGACGATATAGAACATGGTGATCAGCTGGCCGGACACCGAAAGATAATCCCGCCAGCCCTTGATCTGCATCTCACCCACGATGACCACATCTCCGGGTTCGATGGGGGTATCCTCCCTGGCTTTCAGGCTTTTACCGCCCCAGCGGTTTATCTTGATATTGCCGGTGCTGGCCCGCTCCCC harbors:
- a CDS encoding class I SAM-dependent methyltransferase, with product MSIIKDHPTHGFLQNPAGQNVFLYLTKYVRDFTESYFSRDIGQLSILDWGCGKGHVTYLLRKLGARPISCDLKCDRGDSSFGQDVPIIIDQGLRVEPLKHEYLLPFDNASMDIVLGFGVLEHVPYDTNSLMEINRILKQGGIFFCFNLPYILSWTQRLCRLRGDYYHDRLYNKRKVNTMLSTSG